The Burkholderia pyrrocinia genome includes a region encoding these proteins:
- a CDS encoding p-hydroxycinnamoyl CoA hydratase/lyase, which yields MSKYDNRWQTVEVNVEAGIAWVTLNRPEKRNAMSPTLNREMLEVLDAVEFDDEAKVLVLTGAGAAWTAGMDLKEYFREIDGGSDAMQEKVRRDASEWQWRRLRMYNKPTIAMVNGWCFGGGFSPLVACDLAIAAEEAVFGLSEINWGIPPGNLVSKAMADTVGHRRALHYIMTGDTFTGAEAAEMGLVNSSVPLAGLRDATIALAARLMDKNPVVLRAAKHGFKRSRELTWEQCEDYLYAKLDQAQLRDPEQGREQGLKQFLDDKTIKPGLQAYKR from the coding sequence ATGAGCAAGTACGACAACCGCTGGCAGACCGTTGAAGTGAACGTGGAGGCCGGCATCGCGTGGGTGACGCTGAATCGCCCCGAGAAGCGCAACGCAATGAGCCCGACGCTGAACCGGGAGATGCTGGAAGTCCTCGACGCGGTCGAGTTCGACGACGAGGCGAAGGTGCTGGTGCTGACCGGCGCGGGCGCCGCGTGGACGGCCGGCATGGATCTGAAGGAATACTTCCGCGAGATCGACGGCGGCTCGGACGCGATGCAGGAAAAGGTGCGGCGCGACGCGTCGGAATGGCAATGGCGCCGCCTGCGCATGTACAACAAGCCGACCATCGCGATGGTGAACGGCTGGTGCTTCGGCGGCGGCTTCTCGCCGCTCGTCGCGTGCGACCTGGCGATCGCCGCCGAGGAAGCCGTGTTCGGGCTGTCGGAGATCAACTGGGGCATCCCGCCCGGCAACCTCGTCAGCAAGGCGATGGCCGACACGGTCGGGCATCGTCGCGCGCTGCACTACATCATGACCGGCGACACGTTCACCGGCGCGGAAGCGGCGGAGATGGGCCTCGTGAACAGCAGCGTGCCGCTCGCCGGGCTGCGCGACGCGACGATCGCGCTTGCCGCGCGGCTGATGGACAAGAACCCGGTCGTGCTGCGCGCGGCGAAGCACGGCTTCAAGCGTTCTCGCGAACTCACATGGGAGCAGTGCGAGGACTACCTGTACGCGAAGCTCGACCAGGCGCAACTGCGCGATCCGGAACAAGGCCGCGAACAGGGGCTGAAGCAGTTCCTCGACGACAAGACGATCAAGCCGGGCCTGCAGGCATACAAGCGCTGA
- a CDS encoding aldehyde dehydrogenase, with the protein MTDRRMLIGGEWCTARDGRTFDRFNPATGALASRAPAAGMADADAAIDAAHRAFAEWAALAPTERRRRLLKAADLMDARIDEIIATGVAETGATPGWLGFNVTLAANMLREAASMTTQIAGDVIPSDVPGNLALAMRVPCGVVLGIAPWNAPVILGTRALAMPLACGNTVVLKASEACPGVHALIGAVLDEAGLGAGVVNVITHAAADAPELVERMIAHPHVKRINFTGSTHVGRIIARHAAAHLKPVLLELGGKAPVLVLDDADLDAAVDAIAFGAFFNQGQICMSTERVIAARPIADALVERLAAKARTLVAGDPLAGHPLGTMVDASAAARAASLVEDARAHGAQLPLGCRVDGATMQPAIVDGVTRDMRLYREESFAPVVAILRADSDDEAVALANDSEFGLSASVFSRDVARAMAVARRIESGICHINGPTVHDEAQMPFGGTKASGYGRFGSRASIAEFTELRWITVQTTPRHYPI; encoded by the coding sequence ATGACCGACAGACGGATGCTGATCGGCGGCGAGTGGTGCACCGCCCGCGACGGGCGAACCTTCGACCGCTTCAACCCCGCGACGGGCGCGCTCGCGTCGCGCGCGCCGGCGGCCGGCATGGCCGACGCCGACGCGGCCATCGACGCCGCGCACCGCGCGTTCGCCGAATGGGCGGCGCTCGCGCCGACCGAGCGGCGCCGCCGGCTGCTGAAGGCGGCCGACCTGATGGATGCGCGCATCGACGAGATCATCGCGACCGGTGTCGCCGAAACCGGCGCGACACCCGGCTGGCTCGGCTTCAACGTGACGCTCGCGGCGAACATGCTGCGCGAGGCCGCGTCGATGACGACGCAGATCGCCGGCGACGTGATCCCGTCCGACGTACCGGGCAATCTCGCGCTCGCGATGCGCGTGCCGTGCGGCGTGGTGCTCGGCATCGCGCCGTGGAACGCGCCGGTGATCCTCGGCACGCGTGCGCTGGCGATGCCGCTCGCGTGCGGCAACACGGTCGTGCTGAAGGCGTCCGAGGCGTGCCCGGGCGTGCATGCGCTGATCGGCGCGGTGCTGGACGAAGCCGGGCTCGGCGCGGGCGTGGTGAACGTGATCACGCACGCGGCGGCCGACGCACCCGAACTCGTCGAGCGGATGATCGCGCATCCGCACGTGAAGCGGATCAACTTCACCGGGTCGACGCATGTCGGGCGTATCATCGCGCGCCACGCGGCCGCCCACCTTAAGCCCGTGCTGCTCGAACTCGGCGGCAAGGCGCCGGTGCTCGTGCTGGACGATGCCGATCTCGACGCGGCCGTCGATGCGATCGCGTTCGGCGCGTTCTTCAACCAGGGGCAGATCTGCATGTCGACCGAGCGCGTGATCGCCGCGCGGCCGATCGCCGATGCGCTGGTCGAACGCCTCGCCGCGAAGGCGCGCACGCTGGTCGCGGGCGATCCGCTGGCCGGCCATCCGCTCGGCACGATGGTCGATGCGTCGGCCGCTGCGCGCGCGGCGTCGCTGGTCGAGGATGCGCGTGCGCATGGCGCGCAACTGCCGCTCGGATGCCGTGTGGACGGCGCGACGATGCAGCCCGCGATCGTCGACGGCGTCACGCGCGACATGCGGCTCTATCGCGAGGAGTCCTTCGCGCCGGTCGTCGCTATCCTGCGTGCGGATAGCGACGACGAAGCGGTCGCGCTCGCGAATGACAGCGAGTTCGGGCTGTCGGCGAGCGTGTTCAGCCGCGATGTTGCGCGCGCGATGGCGGTCGCACGCCGGATTGAATCGGGGATTTGCCACATCAACGGGCCGACCGTGCACGACGAAGCGCAGATGCCGTTCGGCGGCACGAAGGCGAGCGGCTACGGCCGCTTCGGCAGCCGCGCGTCGATCGCCGAATTCACCGAGCTGCGCTGGATCACCGTGCAGACCACGCCGCGGCACTACCCGATTTGA